The following are encoded together in the Robertmurraya sp. FSL R5-0851 genome:
- a CDS encoding IS3 family transposase, with protein sequence MQKGYSISKVLKIIGIPRSTYYYQKNYRVEEKKVSEGRPAPGYSIQEDGQKISDEQIKEFLLEEIAGDCYNYGYRKLTKVLRRKYKLKINKKKVYRICKELGILRPQRQKKVSYPRKLARNRIITRSNQLWEADIKYGFIEGEDRFFFVMSIIDVYDRGIITYHMGLSCTGDDVKQTLKRALLKRQQYDELEKPVIRTDNGPQFISHTFEKFCEDSKIEHERIPPRTPNMNAHIESFHRIFEDDCLSRWQFETYTEAYQEVMNFMEFYNERRMHSSILDLSPKEFYQKQDSLVIKEVRV encoded by the coding sequence ATTCAAAAAGGCTACTCGATTTCAAAGGTGCTTAAAATCATAGGTATTCCTCGATCCACATACTATTATCAAAAGAATTATCGTGTTGAGGAGAAAAAAGTAAGTGAGGGACGTCCAGCACCAGGTTATTCGATCCAAGAGGACGGTCAAAAGATATCAGACGAACAGATTAAAGAATTTCTACTAGAAGAGATTGCCGGTGATTGCTATAACTATGGTTATCGCAAACTCACTAAGGTCTTAAGGCGAAAATACAAACTTAAAATTAACAAGAAAAAAGTATACCGGATTTGTAAAGAATTGGGCATCTTACGCCCACAGCGCCAAAAGAAAGTCTCATACCCTAGGAAACTAGCAAGAAATCGCATTATTACAAGATCTAATCAGCTATGGGAAGCTGACATTAAATATGGCTTTATCGAAGGTGAGGATCGCTTTTTCTTTGTCATGTCCATCATCGATGTTTATGACAGGGGCATCATTACCTATCATATGGGATTAAGCTGCACTGGAGATGATGTCAAACAGACACTGAAAAGGGCATTATTAAAACGCCAACAATATGATGAATTGGAAAAACCTGTAATCCGAACAGACAATGGACCGCAGTTTATTTCCCATACTTTTGAAAAGTTTTGTGAAGATTCCAAAATTGAGCACGAAAGAATTCCACCAAGAACACCAAATATGAATGCTCATATTGAGTCTTTCCATCGCATTTTTGAGGACGATTGCCTATCCAGATGGCAGTTTGAAACCTACACAGAAGCATATCAAGAAGTCATGAATTTTATGGAGTTCTACAACGAGAGACGTATGCATTCTAGTATACTAGATTTGTCACCAAAGGAATTCTATCAAAAACAAGATTCATTGGTGATCAAGGAGGTTCGGGTGTAA
- a CDS encoding transposase: MKRIKHSKEFKLQVIKEAQDTGKNTLVARRYDLNPNMVSRWVREYKDGKFGEVDVAVLPDIDSKELSKENEKLKMLLGEKDLEIAILRDLIKKKNPHLLKSMK, from the coding sequence ATGAAACGAATAAAACATTCTAAAGAATTTAAATTACAAGTCATCAAGGAAGCCCAAGACACAGGGAAGAATACCCTTGTAGCTCGCCGGTATGATCTGAATCCCAATATGGTTAGTCGCTGGGTTCGTGAATACAAAGATGGTAAATTTGGTGAAGTAGATGTGGCTGTGCTGCCAGATATAGACTCCAAAGAATTATCCAAAGAAAATGAAAAACTTAAAATGTTATTAGGTGAAAAAGACCTTGAAATAGCGATCCTGAGGGATCTTATAAAAAAGAAAAACCCTCACTTGCTGAAAAGCATGAAGTAG
- a CDS encoding MerR family transcriptional regulator codes for MKLYSISSVLVVINFISLYNSFHNYHVTVWRGSFGTEKLKIGELAEMANVTKRTIDYYTNLGLLKVERSTSNYRYYDKSAIERLHYIEQCKKNGMSLEEIKEIVVEKDAEEIDVLELRLKIQGLEKEVTDVLAHLDQKNLKNVKKNVSNESLSLIQTLLLLIN; via the coding sequence ATGAAACTTTATTCCATATCGTCCGTATTAGTTGTTATAAATTTCATCTCATTGTATAATTCATTTCATAACTATCACGTGACGGTTTGGAGGGGTTCGTTTGGGACTGAGAAGTTGAAAATTGGTGAGTTAGCGGAAATGGCAAATGTTACAAAGAGAACCATCGATTATTATACGAATCTAGGACTATTAAAAGTAGAGCGTTCCACTTCGAACTACCGCTACTATGATAAGTCGGCGATAGAACGATTGCATTATATTGAACAATGCAAAAAGAACGGAATGTCACTAGAAGAAATAAAAGAAATAGTCGTAGAAAAAGATGCAGAAGAAATCGATGTTCTTGAACTGAGACTGAAGATTCAAGGTTTGGAAAAAGAGGTCACAGATGTATTGGCTCACTTGGATCAAAAGAATTTAAAGAATGTAAAAAAGAATGTATCCAATGAGAGTCTTTCATTAATACAGACCCTATTGTTATTGATTAATTAA
- a CDS encoding hemolysin family protein: protein MTTINLLLIALLIALTAFFVATEFAIVKVRVSRIDQLIAEGKKGAVSAKRVVTHLDEYLSACQLGITITALGLGWLGEPTVEKILHPVFEHFHLNESVIGILSFGIAFALVTFLHVVVGELAPKTVAIQKAEAVTLMFAVPIIWFYRIMYPFIWFLNGSARLLVGAFGLKPASEHEAAHSEEELRILLSESYKSGEINKNELKYMNNIFEFDERIAKEIMVPRTEMVSISIDESYADILATVKSENYTRYPVVNGDKDNIVGFINVKELLTADISDEQKKTGFTIESHINPIIRVIETVPIHDLLVKMQKERTHIAILIDEYGGTSGLVTVEDILEEIVGEIRDEFDEDELPDIRKVNENHYIVDSKLLVEDVNHLLETTLSNADVDTIGGWFMTQDMEAQVGTELEAEGYVFKVQKKDGHHIQYLEIKRA from the coding sequence TTGACAACTATAAATTTACTTTTAATTGCTTTATTAATTGCTTTAACTGCTTTTTTCGTAGCTACAGAGTTTGCTATTGTAAAGGTTCGTGTATCGAGAATTGACCAATTGATTGCGGAAGGAAAAAAGGGTGCTGTATCGGCTAAACGAGTGGTGACCCATTTAGATGAATATTTATCAGCCTGTCAATTAGGGATTACAATTACCGCGTTAGGATTAGGGTGGTTAGGTGAGCCGACTGTTGAAAAAATATTACATCCAGTATTTGAACATTTTCATTTAAATGAATCAGTGATTGGAATTTTGTCATTCGGGATTGCCTTTGCTTTAGTAACATTCTTGCATGTGGTTGTTGGTGAGCTTGCACCTAAGACGGTGGCTATTCAAAAAGCTGAAGCAGTTACATTGATGTTCGCGGTACCCATCATTTGGTTCTACCGTATCATGTATCCCTTTATTTGGTTCTTAAACGGTTCTGCTCGTTTATTGGTTGGAGCGTTTGGTCTGAAACCTGCTTCCGAACACGAAGCAGCTCACTCTGAAGAGGAACTTAGGATTTTATTATCTGAAAGTTATAAGAGTGGAGAAATTAACAAAAACGAACTAAAATACATGAACAATATATTTGAATTTGACGAAAGAATAGCGAAAGAGATTATGGTTCCTCGAACAGAGATGGTATCCATTTCTATAGATGAATCATATGCCGATATTCTTGCAACTGTTAAATCTGAAAATTATACTAGATACCCAGTTGTGAATGGTGACAAAGATAATATTGTTGGTTTCATTAATGTAAAAGAGTTGTTGACAGCTGATATTTCAGATGAACAGAAAAAGACTGGTTTCACGATTGAGTCCCATATTAACCCGATTATCCGTGTGATTGAGACCGTTCCAATTCATGACTTACTGGTTAAAATGCAAAAGGAGCGTACACATATTGCGATATTAATAGATGAGTATGGTGGAACTTCTGGATTAGTCACTGTTGAAGATATTCTAGAAGAAATTGTTGGGGAAATTCGTGATGAGTTTGATGAGGATGAATTACCTGATATTCGTAAGGTGAACGAAAACCACTATATTGTAGATTCTAAGTTGTTAGTCGAGGACGTTAATCATCTGTTGGAAACCACTTTATCAAATGCCGATGTGGATACCATTGGTGGATGGTTCATGACTCAGGATATGGAAGCACAGGTGGGTACGGAGCTAGAAGCAGAAGGATATGTGTTTAAAGTCCAGAAGAAGGATGGACACCATATTCAATATTTGGAAATTAAAAGAGCTTAA